One segment of Podarcis muralis chromosome 17, rPodMur119.hap1.1, whole genome shotgun sequence DNA contains the following:
- the PGAP4 gene encoding GPI-N-acetylgalactosamine transferase PGAP4: protein MAAMLLRGLQPCGRLCRWSSPFLQLLALTAVTFVVLAPLTCHRLLHSYYYMRRWYLNPMSQDFLQQNQEDGLRALRYFERLRVNNASEPPPGEARRTGLLITIITVQRHPEFHYVLQVASRFHSLLRQCGAPCQRHQILLCNVEADPGTHADAQLLAGFFGVANRYGSRQAPEPSLNQFEKEKRDYAYCLEKSLRDYDPEHVLLVEDDAVPEDEIFPVLNHLLQDRFSKPHLRDALYVKLYHPERLQRYLNPEPMRILEWLGVGMLGGSLLGFAYAWAAGRPGPSWPVTLFFALYSMLLVELVGRHYLLELRRLAPPLYNVVPATECCTPAMLFSAPSARRALGYLKKLRCQSGFAKDMALYSLLRTKGERAFVVEPNLVRHVGMFSSLRVNINPKLL from the coding sequence ATGGCCGCCATGCTGCTGCGAGGACTGCAGCCTTGTGGGAGGCTGTGCCGCTGGTCCAGCCCCTTCCTCCAGCTCCTTGCCTTGACGGCGGTGACGTTCGTCGTGCTGGCGCCCCTGACTTGCCACCGCCTCCTCCACTCTTACTACTACATGCGGCGCTGGTACCTGAACCCCATGAGCCAAGACTTcctccagcagaaccaggaggaCGGCCTGAGAGCCCTCCGCTACTTTGAGAGGCTGCGGGTGAACAATGCCTCTGAGCCGCCGCCCGGTGAGGCCCGCCGGACGGGCTtgctcatcaccatcatcaccgtGCAGCGGCACCCCGAGTTCCACTACGTCCTCCAGGTGGCGTCCCGCTTCCACAGCCTGCTCCGACAGTGCGGGGCCCCTTGCCAGCGCCACCAGATCTTGCTCTGCAACGTGGAGGCCGACCCTGGCACCCACGCGGACGCCCAGCTGCTGGCCGGCTTCTTTGGCGTGGCGAACCGCTACGGTAGCCGGCAGGctccggagccatcactgaaccAGTTTGAGAAGGAGAAGCGGGATTACGCCTACTGCCTGGAGAAGTCGCTGCGGGACTACGACCCGGAACACGTGCTACTGGTGGAAGACGATGCCGTCCCAGAGGATGAGATCTTCCCGGTGCTGAACCACCTATTGCAGGACCGCTTCTCCAAGCCCCACCTCCGAGACGCCCTCTACGTGAAGCTCTACCACCCCGAGAGACTGCAGCGCTACCTCAACCCGGAGCCCATGAGGATCCTGGAGTGGCTCGGAGTGGGCATGCTGGGCGGCTCACTGCTGGGGTTCGCGTATGCCTGGGCGGCCGGCCGCCCCGGCCCCAGCTGGCCTGTCACTCTGTTTTTCGCCCTGTACAGCATGCTGCTGGTGGAGCTGGTTGGGCGCCACTACCTCCTGGAGCTGCGCCGCCTGGCCCCGCCCCTCTACAACGTTGTGCCTGCCACTGAGTGCTGCACCCCTGCCATGCTGTTCTCTGCCCCTTCTGCCCGCCGCGCGCTGGGCTACCTGAAGAAGCTGCGCTGCCAGTCGGGTTTTGCCAAAGACATGGCCCTGTACTCGCTGCTGCGCACCAAGGGCGAGCGGGCCTTCGTGGTGGAGCCTAACCTGGTCAGGCACGTGGGGATGTTTTCAAGTCTCAGGGTAAACATCAATCCCAAGCTGCTTTGA